The following is a genomic window from Puniceicoccus vermicola.
TTTTGAGGGCTTCCACTGCCGCTAGGGCAGCTGACTGACCGCAGACCATTTGCGTCCATTCCAGACGAACCGACCCGTATCCAACATAGCTGCTGGAGAGTGCGGCGGGCACCAGCAAGTTGGTGCACTGCGAGCGCTTGGGGATCATCGCCCGGTAGCTGATCGGGAAGGGGACATAGTCGTGCTCGAAAAAGAAACCTTCGTTTCGAACCACACCATTTTCCACAATGCGACGTGCATGGTGCGCGTCCGGCGGCCACCAGGCGACCCCGATGGCATCCTCGGCGACTACTTTTCCTTTGGTGTGTGCTTCCGTGATGACGTAGTCGGAAATCATGCGCCGCCCTGTGCGGATATAAAGCGAGCGAGGCCAGCCTTGGTTGTCGATGAACTCGTCGGCTGCGAGTCCCCATGTGGACCATTCTGCTTGCAGTTCGCTCGGCACGGCCGGGTCATGGCAGAGAAACCAATAGAGGCCTTCGATGAAATCCTTGTGATCGTCGTAGATTGCTTGCCGCTCGGCATAGCTCCCGTCGGGCCAGCCATGGTTGTAGCCGTAAAGGTTCCCGGACAAGTCATGCCAACTGCCGAGATCGGTTTTTCCCTTAGGCAACTTGATGACCGGGGTGAACAACCTGCCGCCAGCGGCTAGATAACGGCGGTAGATCTCGTAGTTCGCCGGATCGTAGTTGACCGGTTTTCGAAAGGGGAGTTGGTTGGCCGGGTCTTGCGTCAGGCACTGCCGAAAACAGAAGCCCATAATGTTGTTGTCGCCATCGCCTGGCTTGCCTTTCGGCTCATCTTGCACAGTTGCGATCAGCCCGCTACTTGAATTGCCGGGAATGGTGTAAGGGTCGACATCGACCTCGAATTGCCGGTAGCTGGATTCACGAATACCATTCAGGCTCTCCCCGTAAGTGGCGTTGCCTTCGCGTCCGGTTGTAAAGGAGATCCCGGCCCATTTCATCAGGTCACCTTCGATCGTGGCATCGATAAAGACCGTTGCCCGGAAACGGTTGCCGCTCTCCATTTCAATTTCACGAATGCAGCTGCCTTCCTTGAGCACCGCGCTATCGCGCTCGG
Proteins encoded in this region:
- a CDS encoding FAD-dependent oxidoreductase; the encoded protein is MIERNICVYGASPAGLTAALQAKAAGKSVTLIAQGQHIGGMLVEGLGSQDINNNGTQNQLVIGGLSREFYQRVGAKYGEAFTSKFECHVAEEVIEEWIAEAGIEVFRNERLAERDSAVLKEGSCIREIEMESGNRFRATVFIDATIEGDLMKWAGISFTTGREGNATYGESLNGIRESSYRQFEVDVDPYTIPGNSSSGLIATVQDEPKGKPGDGDNNIMGFCFRQCLTQDPANQLPFRKPVNYDPANYEIYRRYLAAGGRLFTPVIKLPKGKTDLGSWHDLSGNLYGYNHGWPDGSYAERQAIYDDHKDFIEGLYWFLCHDPAVPSELQAEWSTWGLAADEFIDNQGWPRSLYIRTGRRMISDYVITEAHTKGKVVAEDAIGVAWWPPDAHHARRIVENGVVRNEGFFFEHDYVPFPISYRAMIPKRSQCTNLLVPAALSSSYVGYGSVRLEWTQMVCGQSAALAAVEALKTRADVQSIDYAKLRNRLLDAGQILEVPATTGAKLGIQDASVKEPVPET